From the genome of Halomonas sp. LR3S48:
GGTGCCGAGCCGGTGAGGTCTATGGCGACGCGTCAATCGGGGTCGAGCAAGCGCGGCCCCGAGCCCTCGGCGGCCAATTCGTCCTCGGGATTGCGCAGCGGGCAATCCCCCATCGACAGGCAGCCGCAGCCGATGCAGTGGTCCAGTTGGTCGCGCAACTGGACGAGGCGGGCGATCCGCTCGTCCAGGGTGTGTCGCCAGTTCGCCGAGAGGCGCTGCCAGTCGGCGGCGGTGGGAGCGCGAAAATCCGGCAAGGTATCGAAGGCGCTACGAATCTCGGCCAGGCTGATGCCGGTACGCTGGGCGACCTTGATGATCGCTACGCGACGCAGTACGTCGCGAGTGAAACGGCGCTGATTGCCAGCGTTGCGGCGGCTCTTGATCAGCCCCTTGGCCTCGTAGAAGTGAATGGCGGAAACTGCCAGGCCGCTGCGCTTCGCGACTTCGCCGACGCTGAGGTCACGTTGGAGGTGAGCCGGCATCTTGCGTCTCCTTGGCTTCGGCTGGGGAGACGTTTTTAGCGCTTCGCCGGACGTCTGACAAGACATGATCATCAACTCCCTCTAGCTGGGGTTCATATATAAAACTTTTTGATGAATAGAATCACGAAGTTTGATTTTGCTTTCATCGGGAGGGCTCGTATGGTTTTCAGCTTCTTTTTTTCAAATTTTCCCACCGGCCTTCTTGACCTCAATTTAAGTTTAGGTTTTAGCCTGCACTCTGTCAGCAAATAGTGAGCACATACGGCAGTTCCCGATTTGCTGTTTCCTAAGTTTTCTTGACGATGGAGTTGTCATGTTTCGTTACTTCGAGACGCTGGTGGACCCCTATCCCTCGGGGCAGACCGAAACACCGCCGCGGGGGCTCGCCGCTTTCATCCTGCATTTCTCGCGTCCACTGTTGCCGCTGCTGGCCGCGCTGGCGTTGCTGACGGCGCTGGTCTCGGCTGCCGAGGTGATGTTCTTCAGCTACATGGGCGACCTGGTGGACTGGCTCTCGGATGCCGAGCGCGAGGGTTTCTTCACCGAGTACGGCTGGCGCCTGGCCGGCATGGCGGCACTGGTGGCGGTCGGGTTGCCGCTGCTGACCCTGTTTCAGTCGCTGGTGATGCACCAGGGCATCTTCGGCAACTATCCCATGCTCGGCCGCTGGATGGCGCACCGCCACATGCTCAGCCAGAGCCTGGCGTTCTACCAGGACGAGTTTGCCGGGCGTGTTTCGCAGAAGGTGATGCAGACGGCCTTGGCGATCCGCGAGACGGTCACCAAGATGCTCGACCTGATGGTCTACGTACTGGTCTATTTCGCCGGCGCCATGCTGCTGATGGGCCAGGCCGAACCCTGGCTGATGCTGCCGCTGC
Proteins encoded in this window:
- the soxR gene encoding redox-sensitive transcriptional activator SoxR, encoding MPAHLQRDLSVGEVAKRSGLAVSAIHFYEAKGLIKSRRNAGNQRRFTRDVLRRVAIIKVAQRTGISLAEIRSAFDTLPDFRAPTAADWQRLSANWRHTLDERIARLVQLRDQLDHCIGCGCLSMGDCPLRNPEDELAAEGSGPRLLDPD